A single genomic interval of Oryza sativa Japonica Group chromosome 7, ASM3414082v1 harbors:
- the LOC4343006 gene encoding ethylene-response factor C3, with amino-acid sequence MAEHFSHAGMYIGYTADAAASSSSSSSSSSSSSSEMLRFDTGWPDETPAPSSVAGRRRSAGGDHRQGRGQTEAAAAFIGVRRRPWGRFAAEIRDSTRNGARVWIGTFDSAEAAAMAYDQAALSARGAAAALNFPVERVRESLHALSLGAAGGSPVLALKRRHSKRKRRKKAELLAAAAATAATANATPQTRRISKSTELTTATTDEQKRFVVELEDLGAEYLEELLWLSEINGGSDPAD; translated from the coding sequence ATGGCAGAGCATTTCAGCCACGCCGGCATGTACATCGGCTACACGGCagacgccgccgcgtcctcctcctcctcctcctcgtcttcgtcgtcttcctcctcggaGATGCTTCGGTTCGACACGGGCTGGCCCGACGAGACACCTGCGCCATCCTCcgtggcggggaggaggaggagcgcgggcggtgatcatcgtcaaggtcggggacagacggaggcggcggcggcgttcatCGGGGTGCGGAGGCGGCCGTGGGGCAGGTTCGCGGCGGAGATCCGGGACTCGACGCGGAACGGCGCGCGGGTGTGGATCGGCACGTTCGAcagcgccgaggccgccgcgatGGCCTACGACCAGGCCGCGCTCTCGgcgcgtggcgccgccgcggcgctcaaCTTCCCCGTGGAGCGCGTCCGCGAGTCGCTCCACGCGCTCTCCCTCGGCGCGGCCGGGGGCTCCCCCGTGCTGGCGCTGAAGCGGCGGCACTCGAAGCGAAAGCGGCGCAAGAAAGCTGAactactcgccgccgccgccgccaccgccgcgacggCGAATGCCACGCCGCAGACGCGGAGGATCAGCAAGAGCACGGAATTGACTACTGCGACGACGGACGAGCAGAAGCGGTTCGTCGTGGAGCTTGAGGACCTCGGCGCCGAGTACCTGGAGGAGCTTCTCTGGCTGTCGGAGATCAATGGTGGTAGTGACCCTGCTGACTGA